The Microbulbifer sp. YPW1 genome contains a region encoding:
- the rnd gene encoding ribonuclease D codes for MVEQNKNPQVQDKNLVDTTPVWIDGAAELAELCERLRTQGAVALDTEFMRSRTFYPLPALVQLGDGKRCYLIDNLAIEDLGPLRALLVDTRVVKIMHSCSEDLETLDRLLGVIPEPIFDTQIAAAISGMRSGLGYAATVSALLQIDLPKSETRSDWLQRPLSESQKNYAALDVAWLPLVYALLLKKLREQDRLEWLREDCKALVEAARNPEPFDQYYRKVKGAWRLNSDQLAVLQDLCAWREREARVRNMPRNHLLKENVCLSLAQAMPKYLATLAQPGLEGKTLRKYGETLLEIITAAGEREDKPPRLPQPLNRAEGEVLKSLREEVNRLAEVADLPPEILVRKKELEALVQSDAPDLEGRLCGWRRQVVGEPLIKALNTLNKA; via the coding sequence ATGGTAGAGCAGAACAAGAATCCGCAGGTGCAGGACAAAAACCTGGTCGACACTACCCCGGTGTGGATCGATGGTGCGGCTGAGCTGGCTGAACTCTGCGAGCGCTTGCGCACCCAGGGTGCAGTGGCACTGGATACGGAGTTTATGCGCAGCCGGACTTTCTACCCACTGCCCGCGTTGGTGCAGCTGGGGGATGGCAAACGCTGCTACCTGATCGACAACCTGGCGATTGAAGATCTTGGGCCACTGCGAGCCTTGCTGGTAGATACCCGCGTGGTGAAAATCATGCACAGCTGCAGCGAGGACCTGGAAACCCTGGACCGCCTGCTGGGCGTCATTCCAGAACCGATCTTTGATACCCAGATCGCCGCGGCCATCAGTGGTATGCGCTCGGGATTGGGCTATGCCGCCACCGTAAGCGCCTTGCTGCAAATCGATCTGCCGAAAAGCGAGACCCGCTCCGACTGGCTGCAGCGACCGCTCAGTGAATCCCAGAAAAACTATGCGGCGCTGGACGTGGCCTGGTTGCCACTGGTGTACGCCCTGTTGCTAAAAAAGCTGCGCGAGCAGGATCGTCTGGAGTGGTTGCGGGAAGACTGTAAGGCGTTGGTCGAGGCTGCCCGCAATCCGGAACCCTTTGATCAGTACTACCGCAAGGTGAAAGGGGCCTGGCGCCTTAACTCGGACCAGCTCGCAGTACTGCAGGACCTGTGTGCCTGGCGCGAGCGCGAAGCCCGTGTGCGCAATATGCCACGCAACCATCTGTTGAAAGAAAATGTCTGCCTCAGCCTTGCCCAGGCCATGCCCAAATATCTCGCCACACTGGCACAGCCAGGACTGGAAGGGAAAACCCTGCGCAAGTACGGCGAAACCTTGCTGGAGATCATTACCGCAGCGGGCGAGCGGGAAGACAAACCGCCGCGTCTGCCGCAACCGCTCAATCGCGCAGAGGGCGAGGTTCTTAAATCTTTGCGCGAGGAGGTGAACAGGTTGGCGGAAGTTGCCGATTTGCCGCCGGAAATCCTGGTGCGGAAAAAAGAGCTGGAAGCCCTGGTGCAGTCAGACGCCCCCGATCTGGAAGGCCGGCTGTGCGGCTGGCGTCGCCAGGTGGTGGGCGAGCCACTAATCAAAGCACTGAACACCCTGAATAAAGCCTGA
- a CDS encoding YcgL domain-containing protein, with protein MKVLCDIYRSPREQEMYLYVEKREGLARVPEKLQELFGKPVHVTTMLLTAERKLARADVEKVMHAVQDQGYYLQMPPVSDDEMRAIAAQNSKLPRG; from the coding sequence ATGAAAGTCCTGTGTGATATTTACCGCAGTCCGCGAGAGCAAGAGATGTACCTGTACGTGGAAAAGCGCGAGGGCCTGGCCCGGGTACCGGAAAAATTGCAGGAACTGTTCGGCAAGCCGGTGCATGTCACCACCATGCTGTTGACCGCCGAGCGCAAACTCGCTCGTGCGGATGTGGAAAAGGTCATGCACGCGGTGCAGGATCAGGGCTACTATCTGCAAATGCCGCCGGTGTCCGACGATGAAATGCGGGCAATTGCCGCGCAGAACAGCAAGTTGCCCCGCGGCTGA
- a CDS encoding YbaB/EbfC family nucleoid-associated protein, whose protein sequence is MKGMGDLMQQAQKMQADMQERMEKMQQELTELRVTGESGAGMIKVTMNGRHDVVDVNIDQSLLGEDKEMLEDLLAAAVNDTVRRVEEAAQKLQKEQMGGLAAGMNLPEGFKFPFG, encoded by the coding sequence ATGAAAGGTATGGGCGATTTAATGCAGCAGGCCCAGAAAATGCAGGCCGACATGCAGGAACGCATGGAAAAAATGCAGCAAGAACTGACCGAGCTGCGGGTAACCGGTGAATCCGGTGCGGGCATGATCAAGGTCACCATGAATGGCCGCCACGATGTGGTGGATGTGAACATCGACCAGAGCCTGCTCGGCGAAGACAAGGAAATGCTGGAAGACCTGCTCGCCGCCGCGGTCAACGATACGGTACGCCGGGTGGAAGAGGCCGCGCAAAAGCTGCAGAAAGAGCAGATGGGCGGCCTCGCAGCAGGCATGAACCTGCCCGAAGGGTTCAAGTTTCCTTTCGGTTGA
- a CDS encoding YcgN family cysteine cluster protein, translating to MVSQRPFWQRKTLAEMTEAEWESLCDGCGRCCLHRLEDEDTGEVHTTCVSCKLLDTHSCQCGDYPHRKQKVPDCIQLTPEDAAGFTWLPRTCAYRILAEGRQLPAWHPLVSGDPDSVHKAGISVQDKVISETEVQPDDFEDHIVIWVGDE from the coding sequence ATGGTTAGCCAACGGCCTTTCTGGCAGCGTAAAACCCTTGCGGAAATGACCGAGGCGGAGTGGGAATCCCTCTGTGATGGCTGTGGTCGCTGTTGTCTGCATCGCCTGGAAGACGAGGACACCGGTGAGGTCCATACCACCTGTGTTTCCTGCAAACTGCTGGATACGCACAGCTGCCAATGCGGTGACTATCCGCATCGCAAACAGAAGGTGCCAGACTGCATTCAGCTGACACCGGAAGATGCCGCGGGGTTTACCTGGCTACCGCGCACCTGTGCCTACCGTATTCTGGCGGAGGGAAGGCAGTTGCCCGCCTGGCATCCACTGGTGTCCGGCGACCCGGATTCGGTGCACAAGGCCGGTATCTCTGTGCAGGACAAGGTAATCAGCGAAACGGAAGTACAGCCGGATGATTTTGAGGATCACATTGTCATCTGGGTGGGCGACGAATAA
- the recR gene encoding recombination mediator RecR has protein sequence MFSPLIEDLIRALRCLPGVGPKSAQRMAMYLLEKDRDAAGLLASSLQQAVEKVGRCSRCRTLTEQEICALCNNTRRDHSLLCVVETPADVLAIEQAGNYHGLYFVLHGHLSPIDGVGPADIGLDVLGERLGERQGGEQERSAINELIIATNPTVEGEATAQFIAERARAKGVAVSRIAHGVPIGGELEYIDGGTLAHAFNSRTVL, from the coding sequence ATGTTCAGCCCCCTGATTGAAGACCTGATTCGCGCGTTGCGCTGCCTGCCCGGTGTCGGCCCCAAGTCCGCCCAGCGCATGGCCATGTACCTGCTGGAAAAAGACCGCGATGCCGCTGGCCTGCTGGCCAGCTCGTTGCAGCAGGCGGTGGAAAAGGTCGGCCGCTGCAGCCGCTGCCGCACGCTGACCGAGCAGGAAATCTGCGCGCTGTGCAATAACACCCGCCGCGATCACTCGCTGTTGTGCGTGGTGGAAACGCCGGCCGATGTGCTCGCTATCGAACAGGCGGGCAACTATCACGGTCTCTATTTCGTGCTGCACGGCCATCTCTCACCAATCGATGGCGTGGGCCCCGCGGATATCGGGCTGGATGTGCTGGGAGAGCGTCTCGGCGAGCGTCAGGGTGGCGAGCAGGAACGCAGCGCCATCAATGAGCTGATCATTGCCACCAACCCCACCGTTGAGGGCGAGGCCACCGCTCAGTTTATTGCCGAGCGCGCACGCGCCAAGGGTGTTGCGGTCAGCCGTATTGCCCACGGGGTGCCCATTGGCGGTGAGCTGGAATATATCGACGGCGGCACCCTCGCGCACGCCTTCAACAGTCGTACGGTGCTGTAA
- a CDS encoding YEATS-associated helix-containing protein: MLDHLLILTAVMLVSGILGGLVNYYQMLFTEEDPAGLARCLIMGLCGALMVPIFLKFTQSDLLIEIQGDPSRLLIFTGYCLLAAIASRMFVFNAARRQLRDASIARARVENLEQEIRAMQLEMMPLLEHEIEGDPDQGPTLDFNQIRKLDDNALHVLSLLNNGDCVFRSLAGMVQEGNMETNSVARALNSLLVLEMVGKIHSHLGIRWYITDKGRQVVRRRRAQVA, translated from the coding sequence ATGCTCGATCACCTGCTAATACTGACCGCCGTCATGCTGGTCTCCGGTATCCTCGGTGGCCTGGTCAACTACTACCAGATGCTGTTTACCGAGGAAGATCCCGCTGGTCTGGCGCGCTGCCTGATTATGGGGTTGTGCGGTGCCCTGATGGTCCCCATTTTCCTCAAATTCACCCAGAGCGACTTACTGATCGAAATTCAGGGCGATCCTTCGCGTCTTCTGATTTTCACCGGCTATTGCCTGCTCGCCGCCATCGCTTCTCGCATGTTTGTGTTCAATGCAGCCCGCCGCCAGCTGCGGGATGCCAGCATCGCCCGCGCTCGGGTAGAGAACCTGGAGCAGGAAATCCGTGCCATGCAGCTGGAAATGATGCCGCTGCTGGAGCACGAAATTGAAGGGGATCCCGACCAGGGACCAACCCTCGATTTCAACCAGATTCGCAAGCTGGATGACAACGCCCTGCATGTGTTGAGTCTGCTCAACAATGGCGATTGTGTGTTCCGCTCCCTCGCCGGCATGGTGCAGGAAGGCAATATGGAGACCAATTCCGTGGCCCGTGCCCTGAACAGTCTGCTGGTGCTGGAGATGGTGGGGAAAATCCACAGTCATCTGGGAATCCGCTGGTATATCACCGACAAGGGGCGTCAGGTTGTGCGCCGCCGTCGCGCACAGGTGGCCTGA
- a CDS encoding MoxR family ATPase yields the protein MKFTGTDSYVATDDLQMAVDAAVTLQRPLLIKGEPGTGKTLLAEEVASSLGLKLIQWHIKSTTKAQQGLYEYDAVSRLRDSQLGVDRVHDIGNYIKKGKLWEAFEADERVVLLIDEIDKADIEFPNDLLVEIDRMQFYVYETGETITAKQRPIVIITSNNEKELPDAFLRRCFFHYISFPDRATMQKIVDVHYPDIKNTLVAEAMDIFFQIRDVPGLKKKPSTSELIDWLKLLMADDISEEVLKNRDTTSAIPPLYGALLKNEQDVHMLERLAFMARRENR from the coding sequence ATGAAATTCACCGGAACCGACAGTTACGTTGCCACGGACGATCTGCAAATGGCGGTGGACGCGGCAGTCACTCTGCAGCGCCCGCTGTTGATCAAGGGGGAGCCGGGCACCGGCAAAACTCTGCTGGCGGAAGAGGTGGCCAGCAGCCTCGGGCTGAAGCTGATCCAGTGGCATATCAAGTCCACCACCAAGGCCCAGCAGGGGCTGTACGAATACGATGCGGTATCGCGTCTGCGGGATTCCCAGCTGGGGGTGGACCGGGTCCACGATATCGGAAACTACATCAAGAAAGGCAAGCTGTGGGAGGCCTTTGAGGCCGACGAGCGGGTAGTGCTGCTGATTGATGAGATCGACAAGGCGGATATCGAATTCCCCAACGACCTGCTGGTGGAAATCGACCGTATGCAGTTTTATGTATACGAAACCGGTGAAACCATCACCGCCAAACAGCGCCCGATTGTGATCATTACCTCGAATAATGAAAAAGAGCTGCCGGATGCGTTTCTGCGTCGCTGCTTTTTCCATTACATCAGTTTCCCGGACCGCGCGACCATGCAAAAAATTGTGGATGTGCACTATCCGGATATCAAAAATACACTGGTGGCCGAGGCGATGGATATTTTCTTCCAGATTCGCGACGTGCCGGGCCTGAAGAAGAAACCCTCTACTTCTGAGTTGATCGATTGGTTGAAGCTGCTGATGGCGGACGATATTTCCGAGGAAGTATTGAAGAACCGCGATACGACTTCCGCAATTCCACCGCTGTACGGCGCACTGCTGAAAAACGAGCAGGACGTACACATGCTTGAGCGTCTGGCGTTTATGGCCCGGCGGGAAAATCGCTGA